Proteins encoded within one genomic window of Acidobacteriota bacterium:
- a CDS encoding ribose-phosphate pyrophosphokinase, translated as METVNSAAFGTMKVFGGTAHPALTQEICQVLGLPEGRIELGRFSDGEIHCQVMENVRGADVFLIQPISPPADNLLELLLMLDAFKRSSAARVTAVVPYYGYARQERKDKPRVPISAKLVADLIQSAGADRVLAMDLHAPAIQGFFSIPVDHLYAAPVFVDYLSELPLESPTIVSPDAGGVERARFYAKRLGAELAIVDKRRTGPNVAESIHLIGEVAGRDCIIVDDIIDTAGTMVGATRSLLDNGARSVRGCFTHAVLSGKAMERLAECPVAEIAVTNTYPPGEGRREGGKIKVLSVAWLLAEAIKRTHTHSSISSLFV; from the coding sequence ATGGAAACGGTCAACAGCGCGGCCTTCGGTACCATGAAGGTCTTCGGGGGAACAGCGCACCCGGCCCTGACGCAGGAGATCTGCCAGGTGCTGGGGCTGCCCGAGGGCCGGATCGAACTCGGACGCTTCAGCGACGGCGAGATTCACTGCCAGGTGATGGAGAACGTGCGGGGGGCCGACGTCTTCCTGATCCAGCCCATCTCGCCCCCGGCGGACAACCTGCTCGAACTGCTGCTGATGCTCGACGCCTTCAAACGTTCCTCGGCGGCGCGGGTCACGGCGGTGGTGCCCTACTACGGCTACGCCCGCCAGGAGCGCAAGGACAAGCCCCGGGTGCCGATCAGCGCCAAGCTGGTGGCCGACCTGATTCAATCGGCGGGAGCCGACCGGGTGCTGGCGATGGACCTGCACGCACCGGCCATACAGGGCTTTTTCAGCATTCCCGTCGACCACCTCTACGCCGCCCCGGTCTTCGTGGACTACCTGTCGGAACTGCCCCTCGAATCGCCCACCATCGTCTCGCCGGACGCGGGGGGCGTGGAGCGGGCCCGCTTCTACGCCAAGCGCCTGGGGGCCGAGCTGGCCATCGTCGACAAGCGGCGGACGGGGCCGAACGTGGCCGAGTCGATCCACCTGATCGGGGAAGTGGCCGGACGGGACTGCATCATCGTCGACGACATCATCGACACTGCCGGGACCATGGTCGGCGCCACCCGTTCCCTGCTGGACAACGGGGCCCGCTCGGTCCGGGGTTGCTTCACCCACGCGGTTCTTTCTGGCAAAGCCATGGAGCGGCTGGCAGAATGCCCCGTCGCCGAGATCGCCGTGACCAACACCTACCCACCCGGGGAGGGGCGGCGCGAGGGCGGAAAGATCAAGGTTCTCTCGGTGGCCTGGCTGCTGGCCGAGGCGATCAAGAGGACCCACACGCACTCATCGATCAGTTCCCTGTTCGTCTAG
- the ispE gene encoding 4-(cytidine 5'-diphospho)-2-C-methyl-D-erythritol kinase yields MRRRIEVRAFAKINWVLDLLGPRDDGYTEIATVFQTIDLADRVILGLRDAEEPSVALRLAGRPLDVAPERNLALRAARAWLAETGRSEAVEIVLDKRIPAQAGLGGGSADAAAVLDGLDRLAGRPLGAARLSRLGAALGADVPFLIEGGTALGEGRGDRLRPLDEPATLFLVLVAGGAGLATATVFERARRGLTAAGKAPNIQRFLRYLQEGAQGPPPVGNQLLPAAMALDPEIGGLVRRLEEEGARATMTGSGSVVYGVFPTEASAREAAGHLVEEGGQASWIEISRTLRRAEVERLRVTDSPVGEE; encoded by the coding sequence ATGAGGCGGCGGATCGAGGTCCGGGCCTTCGCCAAGATCAATTGGGTTCTCGATCTGCTCGGCCCCCGGGACGACGGCTACACCGAAATCGCCACGGTTTTCCAGACTATCGACCTGGCGGACCGGGTGATCCTGGGCCTGCGGGACGCCGAGGAGCCGTCGGTGGCGCTGCGTCTCGCGGGCCGGCCCCTGGACGTGGCCCCGGAGCGGAACCTGGCGCTGCGCGCGGCCCGGGCCTGGCTGGCCGAGACAGGACGTTCGGAGGCGGTGGAGATCGTCCTCGACAAGAGGATTCCTGCCCAGGCGGGGTTGGGGGGCGGCAGCGCCGATGCGGCGGCGGTGCTCGACGGCCTCGACCGCCTGGCGGGCCGACCCTTGGGGGCCGCTCGGTTGTCGAGGCTGGGGGCCGCGTTGGGGGCGGACGTGCCCTTCCTGATCGAGGGCGGCACGGCTCTCGGAGAGGGCCGGGGAGACCGCCTGCGTCCCCTGGACGAACCTGCCACTCTGTTTCTCGTGCTGGTGGCCGGGGGGGCGGGGCTGGCGACGGCGACCGTTTTCGAGCGCGCCCGGAGGGGATTGACGGCCGCGGGCAAAGCCCCTAACATCCAGCGGTTCCTGCGCTACCTGCAGGAAGGGGCCCAGGGCCCGCCGCCGGTCGGCAATCAACTGCTGCCGGCGGCGATGGCGCTCGACCCCGAAATTGGCGGGTTGGTGCGCCGGCTGGAGGAGGAAGGGGCGAGGGCCACGATGACCGGCAGCGGGTCGGTGGTCTATGGAGTCTTTCCCACGGAGGCTTCCGCCCGCGAGGCTGCGGGGCACCTGGTGGAGGAGGGTGGTCAAGCAAGCTGGATCGAGATTTCCCGCACGCTCCGACGTGCCGAGGTGGAGCGTCTGCGGGTGACTGACAGTCCGGTGGGGGAGGAGTAG